The following nucleotide sequence is from Gammaproteobacteria bacterium.
TTATTAAGGATTTATTCCCCACGGTCATGTCATCTTGTCTCGTACTCACCATGGACTCTTTCAACAGCCTGTTAACATAGATATTCAGGTGTTTATAAGGCTATAGCAATTAACTCGCCCAGGTTCATGGGCTGATGTGGTGCCAAATCTGTTGGCCACGATAACTTGCCAGGTTCAAATAATAAAATTACCGTCGAACCCATATTGAAGCGAGCAACTTCTTCACCACGTTCAAACTTAGGCCGTGAACCTGTGGCGTAATCCCATTTTTCAAGTGTTTTTGGTCTGCGCGGCGTTACTGCGCCGTGCCATACTGTATCAATGCTTGATACAAATAACGCACCGACTTTTACCATTGCAAAGCTGCCGATCTCGCTGTCAAATATTGAGATGACGCGCTCATTACGTGCGAATAGCCCAGGTACACTGCGCACGGCCGATGGGCTTACGCTAAACAATCTGCCGGGCACATAGATCATCGATTGCAATTCACCGGTAAGCGGCATATGAATGCGGTGGTAGTCACGCGGTGATAAATAGATATTAATAAAGCTGCCATTATTAAAGCGGCTGGCGAGCTGTGTATCACCGCCGAGTAGCGACTGCATTGAATAGCTATGGTTTTTGGCTTGAATAATAGTGTCATCGTTGATCAGCCCTACCTCACTGATGCGACCATCGACAGGAGATACGATCGCGCCGGGCGCTTTGGCAATAGGACGCGCGTCTGCACGTAACTCGCGGGTAAAAAAGTGATTAAAGTCGGGGTAACTTTCGATATCCGGATTTTTGGCCTGGCTCATATCGACCTGATATTGCTTAACAAACCAGGCGATGAAGGCATTTTTGAAAAACGGCCAACGTCGTCGCATCAGCCAATATATAAGGCGTGACAAAGCATGATGTGGGATCAAGTATTGCGGTAAGGTGCGCAGAGTATCGCCTAACATGATGGTCTAAAGCTCATCCTGGAAAGCGGCGCAGTATAGCAAGTCAATGTGGCGTCTCAAGTTAAAGGATTTTCTATGCCATCATTATAGTAGTTTGAGACACTATACGAATTTGGCTTCAGGTAAGCTGCGATCGATATGAAACCAATACTTGAACAGATAGCGCTGCAGTTACAGCAAAAGAGCTGGTTACTGGTAACTGCGGAGTCGTGTACCGGCGGCGGGGTTGCACAGCGCTTAACCTCGCTAAGTGGCAGCTCATTGTGGTTTGATCGCGGTTTTATTACTTATAGCAATGCTGCCAAGCAAGAGTTGCTTGATGTTGGTGAAGATTTGTTAGATCAGTACGGTGCCGTTAGCGAGCAGGTTGCCGTGGCGATGGCGCGTGGTGCTTTGGCGCATAGTCGGGCGCAAGCCTCTCTTGCAGTGACTGGTATTGCCGGGCCTAGCGGTGGCACCGAGGCCAAGCCGGTGGGCACAGTGTGGTTTGCCTGGGCGCTGGAAACCGACACAAAAACGG
It contains:
- a CDS encoding CinA family protein: MKPILEQIALQLQQKSWLLVTAESCTGGGVAQRLTSLSGSSLWFDRGFITYSNAAKQELLDVGEDLLDQYGAVSEQVAVAMARGALAHSRAQASLAVTGIAGPSGGTEAKPVGTVWFAWALETDTKTACQVFFGDRQSVRNQSEAFALQGLLDMVSR
- the psd gene encoding phosphatidylserine decarboxylase (Phosphatidylserine decarboxylase is synthesized as a single chain precursor. Generation of the pyruvoyl active site from a Ser is coupled to cleavage of a Gly-Ser bond between the larger (beta) and smaller (alpha chains). It is an integral membrane protein.) translates to MLGDTLRTLPQYLIPHHALSRLIYWLMRRRWPFFKNAFIAWFVKQYQVDMSQAKNPDIESYPDFNHFFTRELRADARPIAKAPGAIVSPVDGRISEVGLINDDTIIQAKNHSYSMQSLLGGDTQLASRFNNGSFINIYLSPRDYHRIHMPLTGELQSMIYVPGRLFSVSPSAVRSVPGLFARNERVISIFDSEIGSFAMVKVGALFVSSIDTVWHGAVTPRRPKTLEKWDYATGSRPKFERGEEVARFNMGSTVILLFEPGKLSWPTDLAPHQPMNLGELIAIAL